One region of Oryza sativa Japonica Group chromosome 5, ASM3414082v1 genomic DNA includes:
- the LOC112936018 gene encoding calcium-dependent protein kinase 16-like: MGNCCRSPAAAAREDVKTSHFPASTGGGKKKPHQARNGGGGGGGGGGGGWEKKRLSVLGEEGSEVNGGIEEKYALDRELGRGEFGVTYLCMDRCSRELLACKSISKRKLRTPVDVEDVRREVAIMRHLPRSASIVSLREACEDDGAVHLVMELCEGGELFDRIVARGHYTERAAAAVTRTIVEVVQLCHRHGVIHRDLKPENFLFANKKENSPLKAIDFGLSIFFKPGEKFSEIVGSPYYMAPEVLKRNYGPEIDIWSAGVILYILLCGVPPFWAETEQGVAQAILRGNIDFKREPWPNVSDNAKDLVRQMLQPDPKLRLTAKQVLEHTWLQNAKKAPNVPLGDIVKSRLKQFSRMNRFKRRALRVIADHLSAEEVEDIKDMFKVMDTDNDGIVSYEELKSGIAKFGSHLAESEVQMLIEAVDTNGRGALDYGEFLAVSLHLQRMANGEHLRRAFLFFDKDGNGYIEPEELQEALVEDGATDIMEVVKDILQEVDTDKDGKISYEEFVAMMKTGTDWRKASRHYSRGRFNSLSIRLIKDGSVKLGNE, from the exons ATGGGTAACTGctgccggtcgccggcggccgccgcgaggGAGGATGTGAAGACATCGCACTTCCCCGCCTCTACCGGAGGCGGGAAGAAGAAGCCGCACCAGGCGCGGAacgggggaggcggaggtggtggtggaggagggggaggctggGAGAAGAAGCGGCTGTCGGTGCTCGGGGAGGAAGGGAGCGAGGTGAACGGCGGGATCGAGGAGAAGTACGCGCTGGACAGGGAGCTGGGGCGCGGCGAGTTCGGGGTGACGTACCTGTGCATGGACCGGTGCTCGCGGGAGCTCCTCGCGTGCAAGTCGATCTCGAAGCGGAAGCTGCGGACGCCCGTGGACGTGGAGGACGTGCGGCGGGAGGTGGCCATCATGCGGCACCTGCCCAGGAGCGCCAGCATCGTGTCGCTGCGGGAGGCgtgcgaggacgacggcgccgtgCACCTCGTCATGGAGCTGTGCGAGGGAGGGGAGCTGTTCGACCGCATCGTCGCCAGGGGCCACTAcacggagcgcgcggcggcggcggtcacgCGCACCATCGTCGAGGTCGTGCAGCTCTGCCACCGCCACGGCGTGATCCACCGGGACCTCAAGCCCGAGAACTTCCTCTTCGCCAACAAGAAGGAGAATTCCCCACTCAAGGCCATCGACTTCGgcctctccatcttcttcaAGCCTG GTGAAAAATTTTCTGAAATTGTGGGAAGTCCATATTACATGGCTCCTGAAGTGCTGAAGAGAAACTATGGACCTGAAATAGACATATGGAGTGCTGGTGTCATCTTGTATATTTTGTTATGTGGAGTTCCTCCTTTTTGGGCTG AGACTGAACAAGGAGTGGCACAAGCTATACTTCGTGGAAATATAGATTTTAAGCGAGAACCATGGCCCAATGTTTCTGATAATGCTAAAGATCTAGTTCGTCAGATGCTTCAGCCTGACCCAAAACTCAGGCTAACAGCAAAGCAAGTTCTTG AGCATACCTGGCTTCAAAATGCTAAGAAAGCTCCAAATGTTCCACTTGGAGATATTGTAAAGTCAAGGCTGAAACAGTTTTCAAGGATGAATAGATTCAAAAGAAGAGCTCTAAGG GTTATTGCTGATCACTTATCAGCCGAAGAGGTTGAGGACATAAAGGACATGTTCAAGGTGATGGATACAGATAATGATGGTATAGTCTCTTATGAAGAGTTAAAGAGTGGAATCGCAAAATTTGGTTCCCATCTTGCAGAATCTGAAGTGCAAATGCTTATTGAAGCT GTGGATACAAATGGTAGGGGAGCACTAGATTATGGTGAATTTTTGGCCGTTTCACTTCACTTACAAAGGATGGCAAATGGCGAGCACCTCCGGCGGGCCTTCCTATTTTTCGACAAGGATGGCAATGGCTATATTGAGCCCGAGGAGCTTCAGGAGGCTCTGGTGGAGGATGGGGCAACTGATATCATGGAAGTGGTGAAGGACATATTGCAAGAGGTTGACACTGACAAG GATGGCAAAATTAGCTATGAAGAATTCGTAGCAATGATGAAGACTGGCACAGATTGGAGAAAGGCGTCACGGCATTATTCAAGAGGACGTTTCAACAGCCTTAGCATAAGGCTTATAAAGGATGGATCTGTAAAATTGGGCAACGAGTGA